A genomic region of Saccopteryx bilineata isolate mSacBil1 chromosome 1, mSacBil1_pri_phased_curated, whole genome shotgun sequence contains the following coding sequences:
- the ZNF692 gene encoding zinc finger protein 692 isoform X4 produces MAASPADACRRRREKRRQLDARRSKCRIRLGGHMEQWCLLKERLGFSLHSQLAKFLLDRYASSGCVLCAGPKSLPHKGLQYLVLLSHAHSQECSLVPGLRRPGARDGGLVWECSAGHTFSWGPSSGPTPPVESKPALFPSTFQSSWCPESRNGQEPAASSVPSSSSSKSSHEFRPQSPPALIPPAQSFFPVPIGLESELEEKTQEARLPSGMRPPPESFLPPGEDKGRDENESEEEMLSDASPWTYSSSSDNCEPDAPRLPPSPVTHAVMEGETPPAPAAAPTSVALPPSSASLLGSGASLLVEGEVQPELSRNTQASQQTEPLASPGSQAQSALAVAWDEDSAQISPKRIRKAAKKELLPCDFPGCGRIFSNRQYLNHHKKYKHIHQKSFSCPEPACGKSFNFKKHLKEHVKLHSDTRDYICEFCARSFRTSSNLVIHRRIHTGEKPLQCEICGFTCRQKASLNWHRRKHAETVATLRFPCEVCGKRFEKPDSVVAHCSKSHPALLLAPSEQLSPVKPCSSISAPAFLGSSDGCRPSQVH; encoded by the exons ATGGCTGCGTCCCCGGCAGATGCATGCCGCAGGCGGAGGGAGAAGCGGCGGCAGCTGGACGCGCGCCGCAGCAAGTGTCGCATCCGACTGGGCGGCCACATGGAGCAGTGGTGCCTGCTCAAGGAGCGGTTGGGTTTCTCCCTGCACTCGCAGCTCGCCAAGTTTCTGCTGGACCG GTACGCTTCTTCAGGCTGTGTGCTTTGTGCAG GTCCCAAGTCATTGCCCCACAAGGGTCTGCAGTATCTGGTACTCCTATCTCATGCCCACAGCCAAGAGTGCAGCTTGGTACCTGGTCTCCGGAGGCCTGGGGCTCGAGATGGTGGGCTTGTGTGGGAGTGTTCAGCTGGCCACACCTTCTCCTGGGGCCCCTCTTCAGGCCCCACACCTCCAGTGGAGTCCAAGCCAGCCCTCTTTCCAAGTACTTTCCAAAGCAGCTGGTGCCCAGAGTCCAGGAATGGACAGGAGCCTGCAG CATCTTCtgtcccatcctcctcctcctcaaagTCCTCTCACGAATTCAGACCTCAGAGTCCACCTGCCCTCATCCCTCCAGCCCAGAGTTTCTTCCCTGTGCCAATAGGTTTGGAATCTGAGCTTGAGGAGAAGACTCAAGAGGCGAGGTTGCCCAG TGGAATGAGACCCCCACCAGAGTCCTTTCTGCCTCCAGGAGAAGATAAGGGGAGGGAtgaaaatgagagtgaagaagagATGCTCAGTGATGCTAGCCCATGGACCTACAGCTCCTCCTCAGACAA cTGTGAGCCAGATGCCCCCAGACTACCCCCTTCCCCTGTTACCCATGCAGTTATGGAGGGAGAGACGCCcccagctcctgcagctgcccCCACTTCTGTTGCTTTGCCACCCTCATCAGCATCCTTATTGGGTTCTGGAGCTTCTCTACTTGTGGAAGGCGAGGTGCAACCGGAGCTCAGTCGGAACACTCAAGCATCCCAGCAAACTGAGCCCCTAGCCAG CCCTGGGAGTCAGGCCCAGTCTGCTCTGGCTGTAGCCTGGGATGAGGACAGTGCACAGATCAGCCCCAAGAGAATTAG GAAAGCTGCTAAAAAGGAGCTGCTgccttgtgacttccctggctgTGGAAGGATCTTCTCCAACCGGCAGTATTTGAAT CACCATAAGAAGTACAAGCACATCCACCAGAAGTCCTTCTCCTGCCCAGAGCCAGCCTGTGGGAAGTCCTTCAACTTCAAAAAACACCTGAAGGAGCATGTAAAACTACACAGTG ACACCCGAGACTACATCTGTGAATTCTGCGCCCGGTCTTTCCGCACCAGCAGCAACCTGGTCATCCATCGGCGCatccacactggagagaaacccctGCA GTGTGAGATCTGTGGATTCACCTGCCGCCAGAAGGCCTCCCTGAACTGGCATCGGCGCAAGCATGCGGAGACAGTAGCTACCCTGCGCTTCCCCTGTGAGGTCTGTGGCAAGCGCTTTGAGAAGCCAGACAGTGTCGTGGCTCACTGCAGCAAAAGCCACCCGGCCCTGCTTCTTGCCCCATCAGAACAACTCAGCCCAGTGAAGCCCTGTTCTAGCATCTCTGCCCCTGCATTCCTGGGGTCCAGTGATGGGTGCAGGCCCTCTCAAGTTCATTAG
- the ZNF692 gene encoding zinc finger protein 692 isoform X2: protein MPQRSRRTLAIEAVSEPALRPMEGSRTCPPLLLLGGSVLSLPPTAASAMATVLKLRRPAGEWRVRPTHARPLPHRSRAHGCVPGRCMPQAEGEAAAAGRAPQQVSHPTGRPHGAVVPAQGAVGFLPALAARQVSAGPVRFFRLCALCSQECSLVPGLRRPGARDGGLVWECSAGHTFSWGPSSGPTPPVESKPALFPSTFQSSWCPESRNGQEPAGLESELEEKTQEARLPSGMRPPPESFLPPGEDKGRDENESEEEMLSDASPWTYSSSSDNCEPDAPRLPPSPVTHAVMEGETPPAPAAAPTSVALPPSSASLLGSGASLLVEGEVQPELSRNTQASQQTEPLASPGSQAQSALAVAWDEDSAQISPKRIRKAAKKELLPCDFPGCGRIFSNRQYLNHHKKYKHIHQKSFSCPEPACGKSFNFKKHLKEHVKLHSDTRDYICEFCARSFRTSSNLVIHRRIHTGEKPLQCEICGFTCRQKASLNWHRRKHAETVATLRFPCEVCGKRFEKPDSVVAHCSKSHPALLLAPSEQLSPVKPCSSISAPAFLGSSDGCRPSQVH, encoded by the exons ATGCCCCAGCGCTCACGACGCACCCTTGCAATTGAAGCTGTTTCTGAGCCTGCTCTTCGCCCCATGGAAGGCTCACGCACCTGCCCACCCCTCCTGCTCCTCGGTGGCTCGGTGCTCTCCCTCCCACCAACCGCAGCGAGTGCTATGGCAACGGTTTTGAAACTACGGAGGCCGGCGGGCGAGTGGAGGGTTAGGCCGACCCATGCTCGTCCTCTGCCCCACAGGTCGCGGGCCCATGGCTGCGTCCCCGGCAGATGCATGCCGCAGGCGGAGGGAGAAGCGGCGGCAGCTGGACGCGCGCCGCAGCAAGTGTCGCATCCGACTGGGCGGCCACATGGAGCAGTGGTGCCTGCTCAAGGAGCGGTTGGGTTTCTCCCTGCACTCGCAGCTCGCCAAGTTTCTGCTGGACCG GTACGCTTCTTCAGGCTGTGTGCTTTGTGCAG CCAAGAGTGCAGCTTGGTACCTGGTCTCCGGAGGCCTGGGGCTCGAGATGGTGGGCTTGTGTGGGAGTGTTCAGCTGGCCACACCTTCTCCTGGGGCCCCTCTTCAGGCCCCACACCTCCAGTGGAGTCCAAGCCAGCCCTCTTTCCAAGTACTTTCCAAAGCAGCTGGTGCCCAGAGTCCAGGAATGGACAGGAGCCTGCAG GTTTGGAATCTGAGCTTGAGGAGAAGACTCAAGAGGCGAGGTTGCCCAG TGGAATGAGACCCCCACCAGAGTCCTTTCTGCCTCCAGGAGAAGATAAGGGGAGGGAtgaaaatgagagtgaagaagagATGCTCAGTGATGCTAGCCCATGGACCTACAGCTCCTCCTCAGACAA cTGTGAGCCAGATGCCCCCAGACTACCCCCTTCCCCTGTTACCCATGCAGTTATGGAGGGAGAGACGCCcccagctcctgcagctgcccCCACTTCTGTTGCTTTGCCACCCTCATCAGCATCCTTATTGGGTTCTGGAGCTTCTCTACTTGTGGAAGGCGAGGTGCAACCGGAGCTCAGTCGGAACACTCAAGCATCCCAGCAAACTGAGCCCCTAGCCAG CCCTGGGAGTCAGGCCCAGTCTGCTCTGGCTGTAGCCTGGGATGAGGACAGTGCACAGATCAGCCCCAAGAGAATTAG GAAAGCTGCTAAAAAGGAGCTGCTgccttgtgacttccctggctgTGGAAGGATCTTCTCCAACCGGCAGTATTTGAAT CACCATAAGAAGTACAAGCACATCCACCAGAAGTCCTTCTCCTGCCCAGAGCCAGCCTGTGGGAAGTCCTTCAACTTCAAAAAACACCTGAAGGAGCATGTAAAACTACACAGTG ACACCCGAGACTACATCTGTGAATTCTGCGCCCGGTCTTTCCGCACCAGCAGCAACCTGGTCATCCATCGGCGCatccacactggagagaaacccctGCA GTGTGAGATCTGTGGATTCACCTGCCGCCAGAAGGCCTCCCTGAACTGGCATCGGCGCAAGCATGCGGAGACAGTAGCTACCCTGCGCTTCCCCTGTGAGGTCTGTGGCAAGCGCTTTGAGAAGCCAGACAGTGTCGTGGCTCACTGCAGCAAAAGCCACCCGGCCCTGCTTCTTGCCCCATCAGAACAACTCAGCCCAGTGAAGCCCTGTTCTAGCATCTCTGCCCCTGCATTCCTGGGGTCCAGTGATGGGTGCAGGCCCTCTCAAGTTCATTAG
- the ZNF692 gene encoding zinc finger protein 692 isoform X5: MHAAGGGRSGGSWTRAAASVASDWAATWSSGACSRSGWVSPCTRSSPSFCWTGPKSLPHKGLQYLVLLSHAHSQECSLVPGLRRPGARDGGLVWECSAGHTFSWGPSSGPTPPVESKPALFPSTFQSSWCPESRNGQEPAASSVPSSSSSKSSHEFRPQSPPALIPPAQSFFPVPIGLESELEEKTQEARLPSGMRPPPESFLPPGEDKGRDENESEEEMLSDASPWTYSSSSDNCEPDAPRLPPSPVTHAVMEGETPPAPAAAPTSVALPPSSASLLGSGASLLVEGEVQPELSRNTQASQQTEPLASPGSQAQSALAVAWDEDSAQISPKRIRKAAKKELLPCDFPGCGRIFSNRQYLNHHKKYKHIHQKSFSCPEPACGKSFNFKKHLKEHVKLHSDTRDYICEFCARSFRTSSNLVIHRRIHTGEKPLQCEICGFTCRQKASLNWHRRKHAETVATLRFPCEVCGKRFEKPDSVVAHCSKSHPALLLAPSEQLSPVKPCSSISAPAFLGSSDGCRPSQVH; the protein is encoded by the exons ATGCATGCCGCAGGCGGAGGGAGAAGCGGCGGCAGCTGGACGCGCGCCGCAGCAAGTGTCGCATCCGACTGGGCGGCCACATGGAGCAGTGGTGCCTGCTCAAGGAGCGGTTGGGTTTCTCCCTGCACTCGCAGCTCGCCAAGTTTCTGCTGGACCG GTCCCAAGTCATTGCCCCACAAGGGTCTGCAGTATCTGGTACTCCTATCTCATGCCCACAGCCAAGAGTGCAGCTTGGTACCTGGTCTCCGGAGGCCTGGGGCTCGAGATGGTGGGCTTGTGTGGGAGTGTTCAGCTGGCCACACCTTCTCCTGGGGCCCCTCTTCAGGCCCCACACCTCCAGTGGAGTCCAAGCCAGCCCTCTTTCCAAGTACTTTCCAAAGCAGCTGGTGCCCAGAGTCCAGGAATGGACAGGAGCCTGCAG CATCTTCtgtcccatcctcctcctcctcaaagTCCTCTCACGAATTCAGACCTCAGAGTCCACCTGCCCTCATCCCTCCAGCCCAGAGTTTCTTCCCTGTGCCAATAGGTTTGGAATCTGAGCTTGAGGAGAAGACTCAAGAGGCGAGGTTGCCCAG TGGAATGAGACCCCCACCAGAGTCCTTTCTGCCTCCAGGAGAAGATAAGGGGAGGGAtgaaaatgagagtgaagaagagATGCTCAGTGATGCTAGCCCATGGACCTACAGCTCCTCCTCAGACAA cTGTGAGCCAGATGCCCCCAGACTACCCCCTTCCCCTGTTACCCATGCAGTTATGGAGGGAGAGACGCCcccagctcctgcagctgcccCCACTTCTGTTGCTTTGCCACCCTCATCAGCATCCTTATTGGGTTCTGGAGCTTCTCTACTTGTGGAAGGCGAGGTGCAACCGGAGCTCAGTCGGAACACTCAAGCATCCCAGCAAACTGAGCCCCTAGCCAG CCCTGGGAGTCAGGCCCAGTCTGCTCTGGCTGTAGCCTGGGATGAGGACAGTGCACAGATCAGCCCCAAGAGAATTAG GAAAGCTGCTAAAAAGGAGCTGCTgccttgtgacttccctggctgTGGAAGGATCTTCTCCAACCGGCAGTATTTGAAT CACCATAAGAAGTACAAGCACATCCACCAGAAGTCCTTCTCCTGCCCAGAGCCAGCCTGTGGGAAGTCCTTCAACTTCAAAAAACACCTGAAGGAGCATGTAAAACTACACAGTG ACACCCGAGACTACATCTGTGAATTCTGCGCCCGGTCTTTCCGCACCAGCAGCAACCTGGTCATCCATCGGCGCatccacactggagagaaacccctGCA GTGTGAGATCTGTGGATTCACCTGCCGCCAGAAGGCCTCCCTGAACTGGCATCGGCGCAAGCATGCGGAGACAGTAGCTACCCTGCGCTTCCCCTGTGAGGTCTGTGGCAAGCGCTTTGAGAAGCCAGACAGTGTCGTGGCTCACTGCAGCAAAAGCCACCCGGCCCTGCTTCTTGCCCCATCAGAACAACTCAGCCCAGTGAAGCCCTGTTCTAGCATCTCTGCCCCTGCATTCCTGGGGTCCAGTGATGGGTGCAGGCCCTCTCAAGTTCATTAG
- the ZNF692 gene encoding zinc finger protein 692 isoform X1, giving the protein MPQRSRRTLAIEAVSEPALRPMEGSRTCPPLLLLGGSVLSLPPTAASAMATVLKLRRPAGEWRVRPTHARPLPHRSRAHGCVPGRCMPQAEGEAAAAGRAPQQVSHPTGRPHGAVVPAQGAVGFLPALAARQVSAGPVRFFRLCALCSQECSLVPGLRRPGARDGGLVWECSAGHTFSWGPSSGPTPPVESKPALFPSTFQSSWCPESRNGQEPAASSVPSSSSSKSSHEFRPQSPPALIPPAQSFFPVPIGLESELEEKTQEARLPSGMRPPPESFLPPGEDKGRDENESEEEMLSDASPWTYSSSSDNCEPDAPRLPPSPVTHAVMEGETPPAPAAAPTSVALPPSSASLLGSGASLLVEGEVQPELSRNTQASQQTEPLASPGSQAQSALAVAWDEDSAQISPKRIRKAAKKELLPCDFPGCGRIFSNRQYLNHHKKYKHIHQKSFSCPEPACGKSFNFKKHLKEHVKLHSDTRDYICEFCARSFRTSSNLVIHRRIHTGEKPLQCEICGFTCRQKASLNWHRRKHAETVATLRFPCEVCGKRFEKPDSVVAHCSKSHPALLLAPSEQLSPVKPCSSISAPAFLGSSDGCRPSQVH; this is encoded by the exons ATGCCCCAGCGCTCACGACGCACCCTTGCAATTGAAGCTGTTTCTGAGCCTGCTCTTCGCCCCATGGAAGGCTCACGCACCTGCCCACCCCTCCTGCTCCTCGGTGGCTCGGTGCTCTCCCTCCCACCAACCGCAGCGAGTGCTATGGCAACGGTTTTGAAACTACGGAGGCCGGCGGGCGAGTGGAGGGTTAGGCCGACCCATGCTCGTCCTCTGCCCCACAGGTCGCGGGCCCATGGCTGCGTCCCCGGCAGATGCATGCCGCAGGCGGAGGGAGAAGCGGCGGCAGCTGGACGCGCGCCGCAGCAAGTGTCGCATCCGACTGGGCGGCCACATGGAGCAGTGGTGCCTGCTCAAGGAGCGGTTGGGTTTCTCCCTGCACTCGCAGCTCGCCAAGTTTCTGCTGGACCG GTACGCTTCTTCAGGCTGTGTGCTTTGTGCAG CCAAGAGTGCAGCTTGGTACCTGGTCTCCGGAGGCCTGGGGCTCGAGATGGTGGGCTTGTGTGGGAGTGTTCAGCTGGCCACACCTTCTCCTGGGGCCCCTCTTCAGGCCCCACACCTCCAGTGGAGTCCAAGCCAGCCCTCTTTCCAAGTACTTTCCAAAGCAGCTGGTGCCCAGAGTCCAGGAATGGACAGGAGCCTGCAG CATCTTCtgtcccatcctcctcctcctcaaagTCCTCTCACGAATTCAGACCTCAGAGTCCACCTGCCCTCATCCCTCCAGCCCAGAGTTTCTTCCCTGTGCCAATAGGTTTGGAATCTGAGCTTGAGGAGAAGACTCAAGAGGCGAGGTTGCCCAG TGGAATGAGACCCCCACCAGAGTCCTTTCTGCCTCCAGGAGAAGATAAGGGGAGGGAtgaaaatgagagtgaagaagagATGCTCAGTGATGCTAGCCCATGGACCTACAGCTCCTCCTCAGACAA cTGTGAGCCAGATGCCCCCAGACTACCCCCTTCCCCTGTTACCCATGCAGTTATGGAGGGAGAGACGCCcccagctcctgcagctgcccCCACTTCTGTTGCTTTGCCACCCTCATCAGCATCCTTATTGGGTTCTGGAGCTTCTCTACTTGTGGAAGGCGAGGTGCAACCGGAGCTCAGTCGGAACACTCAAGCATCCCAGCAAACTGAGCCCCTAGCCAG CCCTGGGAGTCAGGCCCAGTCTGCTCTGGCTGTAGCCTGGGATGAGGACAGTGCACAGATCAGCCCCAAGAGAATTAG GAAAGCTGCTAAAAAGGAGCTGCTgccttgtgacttccctggctgTGGAAGGATCTTCTCCAACCGGCAGTATTTGAAT CACCATAAGAAGTACAAGCACATCCACCAGAAGTCCTTCTCCTGCCCAGAGCCAGCCTGTGGGAAGTCCTTCAACTTCAAAAAACACCTGAAGGAGCATGTAAAACTACACAGTG ACACCCGAGACTACATCTGTGAATTCTGCGCCCGGTCTTTCCGCACCAGCAGCAACCTGGTCATCCATCGGCGCatccacactggagagaaacccctGCA GTGTGAGATCTGTGGATTCACCTGCCGCCAGAAGGCCTCCCTGAACTGGCATCGGCGCAAGCATGCGGAGACAGTAGCTACCCTGCGCTTCCCCTGTGAGGTCTGTGGCAAGCGCTTTGAGAAGCCAGACAGTGTCGTGGCTCACTGCAGCAAAAGCCACCCGGCCCTGCTTCTTGCCCCATCAGAACAACTCAGCCCAGTGAAGCCCTGTTCTAGCATCTCTGCCCCTGCATTCCTGGGGTCCAGTGATGGGTGCAGGCCCTCTCAAGTTCATTAG
- the ZNF692 gene encoding zinc finger protein 692 isoform X3, producing the protein MLVLCPTGRGPMAASPADACRRRREKRRQLDARRSKCRIRLGGHMEQWCLLKERLGFSLHSQLAKFLLDRYASSGCVLCAGPKSLPHKGLQYLVLLSHAHSQECSLVPGLRRPGARDGGLVWECSAGHTFSWGPSSGPTPPVESKPALFPSTFQSSWCPESRNGQEPAASSVPSSSSSKSSHEFRPQSPPALIPPAQSFFPVPIGLESELEEKTQEARLPSGMRPPPESFLPPGEDKGRDENESEEEMLSDASPWTYSSSSDNCEPDAPRLPPSPVTHAVMEGETPPAPAAAPTSVALPPSSASLLGSGASLLVEGEVQPELSRNTQASQQTEPLASPGSQAQSALAVAWDEDSAQISPKRIRKAAKKELLPCDFPGCGRIFSNRQYLNHHKKYKHIHQKSFSCPEPACGKSFNFKKHLKEHVKLHSDTRDYICEFCARSFRTSSNLVIHRRIHTGEKPLQCEICGFTCRQKASLNWHRRKHAETVATLRFPCEVCGKRFEKPDSVVAHCSKSHPALLLAPSEQLSPVKPCSSISAPAFLGSSDGCRPSQVH; encoded by the exons ATGCTCGTCCTCTGCCCCACAGGTCGCGGGCCCATGGCTGCGTCCCCGGCAGATGCATGCCGCAGGCGGAGGGAGAAGCGGCGGCAGCTGGACGCGCGCCGCAGCAAGTGTCGCATCCGACTGGGCGGCCACATGGAGCAGTGGTGCCTGCTCAAGGAGCGGTTGGGTTTCTCCCTGCACTCGCAGCTCGCCAAGTTTCTGCTGGACCG GTACGCTTCTTCAGGCTGTGTGCTTTGTGCAG GTCCCAAGTCATTGCCCCACAAGGGTCTGCAGTATCTGGTACTCCTATCTCATGCCCACAGCCAAGAGTGCAGCTTGGTACCTGGTCTCCGGAGGCCTGGGGCTCGAGATGGTGGGCTTGTGTGGGAGTGTTCAGCTGGCCACACCTTCTCCTGGGGCCCCTCTTCAGGCCCCACACCTCCAGTGGAGTCCAAGCCAGCCCTCTTTCCAAGTACTTTCCAAAGCAGCTGGTGCCCAGAGTCCAGGAATGGACAGGAGCCTGCAG CATCTTCtgtcccatcctcctcctcctcaaagTCCTCTCACGAATTCAGACCTCAGAGTCCACCTGCCCTCATCCCTCCAGCCCAGAGTTTCTTCCCTGTGCCAATAGGTTTGGAATCTGAGCTTGAGGAGAAGACTCAAGAGGCGAGGTTGCCCAG TGGAATGAGACCCCCACCAGAGTCCTTTCTGCCTCCAGGAGAAGATAAGGGGAGGGAtgaaaatgagagtgaagaagagATGCTCAGTGATGCTAGCCCATGGACCTACAGCTCCTCCTCAGACAA cTGTGAGCCAGATGCCCCCAGACTACCCCCTTCCCCTGTTACCCATGCAGTTATGGAGGGAGAGACGCCcccagctcctgcagctgcccCCACTTCTGTTGCTTTGCCACCCTCATCAGCATCCTTATTGGGTTCTGGAGCTTCTCTACTTGTGGAAGGCGAGGTGCAACCGGAGCTCAGTCGGAACACTCAAGCATCCCAGCAAACTGAGCCCCTAGCCAG CCCTGGGAGTCAGGCCCAGTCTGCTCTGGCTGTAGCCTGGGATGAGGACAGTGCACAGATCAGCCCCAAGAGAATTAG GAAAGCTGCTAAAAAGGAGCTGCTgccttgtgacttccctggctgTGGAAGGATCTTCTCCAACCGGCAGTATTTGAAT CACCATAAGAAGTACAAGCACATCCACCAGAAGTCCTTCTCCTGCCCAGAGCCAGCCTGTGGGAAGTCCTTCAACTTCAAAAAACACCTGAAGGAGCATGTAAAACTACACAGTG ACACCCGAGACTACATCTGTGAATTCTGCGCCCGGTCTTTCCGCACCAGCAGCAACCTGGTCATCCATCGGCGCatccacactggagagaaacccctGCA GTGTGAGATCTGTGGATTCACCTGCCGCCAGAAGGCCTCCCTGAACTGGCATCGGCGCAAGCATGCGGAGACAGTAGCTACCCTGCGCTTCCCCTGTGAGGTCTGTGGCAAGCGCTTTGAGAAGCCAGACAGTGTCGTGGCTCACTGCAGCAAAAGCCACCCGGCCCTGCTTCTTGCCCCATCAGAACAACTCAGCCCAGTGAAGCCCTGTTCTAGCATCTCTGCCCCTGCATTCCTGGGGTCCAGTGATGGGTGCAGGCCCTCTCAAGTTCATTAG
- the ZNF692 gene encoding zinc finger protein 692 isoform X6, with protein sequence MLVLCPTGRGPMAASPADACRRRREKRRQLDARRSKCRIRLGGHMEQWCLLKERLGFSLHSQLAKFLLDRYASSGCVLCAGPKSLPHKGLQYLVLLSHAHSQECSLVPGLRRPGARDGGLVWECSAGHTFSWGPSSGPTPPVESKPALFPSTFQSSWCPESRNGQEPAGLESELEEKTQEARLPSGMRPPPESFLPPGEDKGRDENESEEEMLSDASPWTYSSSSDNCEPDAPRLPPSPVTHAVMEGETPPAPAAAPTSVALPPSSASLLGSGASLLVEGEVQPELSRNTQASQQTEPLASPGSQAQSALAVAWDEDSAQISPKRIRKAAKKELLPCDFPGCGRIFSNRQYLNHHKKYKHIHQKSFSCPEPACGKSFNFKKHLKEHVKLHSDTRDYICEFCARSFRTSSNLVIHRRIHTGEKPLQCEICGFTCRQKASLNWHRRKHAETVATLRFPCEVCGKRFEKPDSVVAHCSKSHPALLLAPSEQLSPVKPCSSISAPAFLGSSDGCRPSQVH encoded by the exons ATGCTCGTCCTCTGCCCCACAGGTCGCGGGCCCATGGCTGCGTCCCCGGCAGATGCATGCCGCAGGCGGAGGGAGAAGCGGCGGCAGCTGGACGCGCGCCGCAGCAAGTGTCGCATCCGACTGGGCGGCCACATGGAGCAGTGGTGCCTGCTCAAGGAGCGGTTGGGTTTCTCCCTGCACTCGCAGCTCGCCAAGTTTCTGCTGGACCG GTACGCTTCTTCAGGCTGTGTGCTTTGTGCAG GTCCCAAGTCATTGCCCCACAAGGGTCTGCAGTATCTGGTACTCCTATCTCATGCCCACAGCCAAGAGTGCAGCTTGGTACCTGGTCTCCGGAGGCCTGGGGCTCGAGATGGTGGGCTTGTGTGGGAGTGTTCAGCTGGCCACACCTTCTCCTGGGGCCCCTCTTCAGGCCCCACACCTCCAGTGGAGTCCAAGCCAGCCCTCTTTCCAAGTACTTTCCAAAGCAGCTGGTGCCCAGAGTCCAGGAATGGACAGGAGCCTGCAG GTTTGGAATCTGAGCTTGAGGAGAAGACTCAAGAGGCGAGGTTGCCCAG TGGAATGAGACCCCCACCAGAGTCCTTTCTGCCTCCAGGAGAAGATAAGGGGAGGGAtgaaaatgagagtgaagaagagATGCTCAGTGATGCTAGCCCATGGACCTACAGCTCCTCCTCAGACAA cTGTGAGCCAGATGCCCCCAGACTACCCCCTTCCCCTGTTACCCATGCAGTTATGGAGGGAGAGACGCCcccagctcctgcagctgcccCCACTTCTGTTGCTTTGCCACCCTCATCAGCATCCTTATTGGGTTCTGGAGCTTCTCTACTTGTGGAAGGCGAGGTGCAACCGGAGCTCAGTCGGAACACTCAAGCATCCCAGCAAACTGAGCCCCTAGCCAG CCCTGGGAGTCAGGCCCAGTCTGCTCTGGCTGTAGCCTGGGATGAGGACAGTGCACAGATCAGCCCCAAGAGAATTAG GAAAGCTGCTAAAAAGGAGCTGCTgccttgtgacttccctggctgTGGAAGGATCTTCTCCAACCGGCAGTATTTGAAT CACCATAAGAAGTACAAGCACATCCACCAGAAGTCCTTCTCCTGCCCAGAGCCAGCCTGTGGGAAGTCCTTCAACTTCAAAAAACACCTGAAGGAGCATGTAAAACTACACAGTG ACACCCGAGACTACATCTGTGAATTCTGCGCCCGGTCTTTCCGCACCAGCAGCAACCTGGTCATCCATCGGCGCatccacactggagagaaacccctGCA GTGTGAGATCTGTGGATTCACCTGCCGCCAGAAGGCCTCCCTGAACTGGCATCGGCGCAAGCATGCGGAGACAGTAGCTACCCTGCGCTTCCCCTGTGAGGTCTGTGGCAAGCGCTTTGAGAAGCCAGACAGTGTCGTGGCTCACTGCAGCAAAAGCCACCCGGCCCTGCTTCTTGCCCCATCAGAACAACTCAGCCCAGTGAAGCCCTGTTCTAGCATCTCTGCCCCTGCATTCCTGGGGTCCAGTGATGGGTGCAGGCCCTCTCAAGTTCATTAG